tgcagacgccgtggagaacgttctgctgcctgcaacatcctccagcatgaccggtttggcggtgggtcagtcatagtgtggggtggtatttctttggggggccgcacagccctccatgtgctcgccagaggtagcctgactgccattaggtaccgagatgagatcctcagaccccttgtgagaccatatgctggtgcggttggccctgggttcctcctaatgcaagacaatgctagacctcatgtggctggagtgtgtcagcagttcctgcaagaggaaggcattgatgctatggactggcccgcccgttccccagacctgaatccaattgagcacatctgggacatcatgtcttgctccatccaccaacgccgcgttgcaccacagactgtccaggagttggcggatgctttagtccaggtctgggaggagatccctcaggagaccatccgccacctcatcaggagcatgcccaggcattgtagggaggtcatacaggcacgtggaggccacacacactactgagcctcattttgacttgttttaaggacattacatcaaagttggatcagcctgtagtgtggttttccactttaattttgagtgtgactccaaatccagacctccatgggttgataaattggatttccatttattatttttgtgtgattttgttgtcagcacattcaactatgtaaagaaaaaagtatttaataagattatttcattcattcagatctaggatgtgttattttagtgttccctttatttttttgagcagtatatatatatatatatatatatatatatatatacagacacattcaaatacaaaaacacagtcaTGGGAAGCACAAGTAAAGCATCACAAATCAACCAGGAAAACAGTTACATTCCTCTACAAGGTCCCCAATCGATACCTTAAATTGCCCAAACAACACCAGAACGTCAACATGAAATGTATTTAGATTTTTAAGGTATCTAGTTTCAGGCGTTTTTTTATGCTTGCTATATTAGGTtagctcctagcagaactcggaACATCTGTGCCTCGCATACTCCGTTAAAATACCTTAATTTGAAAAAATGCTGAAATAGTagtttgtccctcttgagacaCTGTGACCAGTATATACTTCCTTAAAATGTTGTCATAACATATGTATGAACTGTTTCGCATGGGAGTTATGAGGACGCCTTTAAGTGGTGCCAAAAGCGTCTTAGGGTTTTGCCTGACGTCGTGATCTTTGACATCATGGAGAAGTAGCCACGAAGGCCATGGTTAACTTCTGCAGCGTTTGCcgcaaatggcaccttattctctaTTCAccgcactacttctgaccattgtccatagtgctctggtcaaaagaagtgcactatatagaaaatagggctctggtcaaaagtagtgcactgtatagggaatagggggccatttgggatgtgGTAGAAAGACAATCTGTATCATCTCTCTGCCTTAAACATGCCCCAAAGTTCACTGTCAGAGAGAGTGTTTCTGAGAAACGGAAATCCTGTGTGAAAGGAGAAGCAGGGAAAAGGAGAAAGGAGCTGAGACAGAGAAAAGGGGAAcaccctctcaattcaattcgaagggctttattggcatggtaaacatataaatctaattgtattggtcacatgtaccgaataaaacaggtgcagactgtgaaatgcttacaagcccttaaccaacaatgcaagtatttactaaataaactaaagtaaaaattaaaagagcaacaataaataacaataatgaggctatatacagggtgtactggCACTGAgtctatgtgtggggtacaggttagttgaggtaattgaagtaatatgtacatgtaggaaggggtaaagtgagtagcagcagtgagtAGCAGCAAGTAGCAGTAGCTTaataaaaaaaggggggggggggaactgaAGGCAAATagcctgggtagccatttaattagctgttcagcagttttatggcttgggggtagaagctgttaagaagcttttggacctagacttggcgctccggtaccacttgccatgcggtagcagagagaacagtctatgactagagtaactggagtctttggcaatttgtagggccttcctctgacaccacctagtatcgaggtcctggatggcaggaggcttggccccagtgatatactgggccatacgcactaccctctgtagcgccttgcggtcggaggctgagcggttgccataccaggcagtgatggaaccagtcaagatgctctcgatggtgcagctgtagaacgttttgacagaattctcatataggtgttccttttgtccaggtgggaaagggcagtattgagtgcagtagagattgtgtcatctgttgatcttttggggcggtatgcaaattggagtggatctaacgtttctgggatgatggtgttgatgtgagccatgaccagcctttcaaagcacttcatggcaacagatgtgagtgctacggttcggtagtcatttaggcaggttaccttggtgttcttggacacagggactatgatggtctgcttgaaacatgtaggtattatagaATCGGccagggataggttgaaaatgtcagtgaaaagacTTGCCAGCTagtcagcacatgctcgcagtacacgtcctggtattcTGTCTGGCGctgaggccttgtgaatgttgacctgcttaaaggtctttctcacatcggctacgccgagcgtgatcacactgtcatctggaacagctggtgctctcatgcatgcttcagtgttgcttgcctcgaagcgcatagaagtagtttagctcgtctggtaggcttgtgtcaatgGAAAGCTCATGGctccataatagtttgcaagccctgccacatcagacAAGCGTTGGAGCCGgtatagtatgattcaatcttagtcctgtatttatgctttgcctgtttgatggttcatttgaaagctggatttcttataagcctCCGGGaaagagtcccgctccttgaaagcggcagtatGTTTACATCTATTGCCACTGCCAGAGAAAGGTTCACATGGGCAGGGCTTACTAtaaatacagtatactgtaaaTACAAGCCAAGCTCTCCTCCATTCACAACATCCATCACTTGACTGAGCTGTCCATCCAGACTCTTAAAGAAACTGAAGAAGCAGTATCCATGACCAACATGATAACATCAACAGTCCTCATCAGCTTCCTGGCCTGTCTGCTCCTGGTCAATGTTGAAGGTAACATCTATGAAATATTTTGAATTATATTTATAATATCTTTGACATCTTTATTAGAAATCTGTAGCATATGAAGCAACTTGCAAAGCCAGGGAAAAGTGTAGTCAAATATTACGTTTGATTTCTGACTGAAGAGTTTAGTTCTTAGCTGCAATCACACCATAACCAAACATGTCATAACCTTTTCTTGTCATCCCCAGGCCAGGTGGGTCATTCTAAAGCTCGGTGCCTGTGTCTGAATGGAATGGTGAACCACGTTAAACCTGTTCTCATTGAGAAGCTCGAAGTGTACACCTCCAGCCACTCCTGCCGGAACATGGAGATCATGTAAGaaatctgtttgtgtgtctgtctgtatgtctgtctgtccgccCATCTGTTTGTACTATATTAATATCAGTGCATATTGTCTGTTTGTACTATATTAATATCAGTGTATATTGTCTGTTTGTACTATATTAATATCAGTGCATATTGTCTGTTTGAACTATATTAATATCAGtgcatattgtctgtctgtactaTATTAATATCAGTGTATATTGTGACAAGCTCAGTAGATGGACACAATGGTAAATGTTACTATTTATTTTTAACaagattcaaaaggcactcgcacatctgagcaatcttgttacaggtgcatggcaacagttgaaacaggatgaatgaaaaaaggaaaccgcacactgttcttgatagtatcactgatatttaataagcttacgtatcggcctaacggccttgGTCAGAGCTTttgacgaaggccgttaggccgatacgtaagcttattaaatatcagtgatactatcaagaacagtgtgcggtttccttttttcattCATACTATTTATTTTTAACCAATTGAAattgtttacacctgttgtaagaTAATATTTTGTATCTCTATGCTCAGTTGCAAAGTTGTGATGGTACTAACAGCAGTGTCTGTCCATGTGTGTTCAGTGTCACTCTGAAGAACGGAGAAGGGAAAAGGTGTCTGAATCCAGAGGCTCCATTTGCCAAGAAAACCATTGAGAAAATAATGAAAAAACAAAAGGTGAGGACTGCAGTATATCCGTACATCAGTATGTTAGTACATCAGTATATCAGTACATCAGTATATCAGTATCAGTATATCAGTACATCAGTATATCAGTACATCATTATGTCAGTATATCAGTATATCAGTACATCAGTATATCAGTACATCAGTATATCAGTACATCATTATGTCAGTATATCAGTATCAGTATATCCATACATCAGTATGTCAGTACGTCAGTATATCAGTATATCAGTACATCAGTATATCAGTATCAGTAAATCAGTACATCAGTATATCATTATGTCAGTATATCAGTATCAGTATATCAGTACATCATTATGTCAGTACATCAGTATGTCAGTACATCAGTATCAGTATATCAGTATGTCAGTACGTCAGTACGTCAGTACATCAGTATATCAgtatgtcagtatgtcagtatgtcagtatgtcagtatcgTCAGTATCGTCAGTACGTCAGTATCGTCAGTACATCAGTATGTCAGTATATCAGTATCAGTATATCAGTACATCAGTACATCATTATGTCAGTATATCAGTACATCAGTATGTCAGTACGTCAGTATCAGTATATCAGTACGTCAGTATATCAGTATATCAGTATGTCAGTACATCCGTATGTCAGTATATCAGTACAGCAGTATCAGTATGTCAGTACATCAGTATCAGTGCATCAGTATGTCATTATATCAGTACATCAGCATCAGTATATCAGTACGTCAGTATGTCAGTATATCAGTATCAATACATCAGTATATGAGTATATTAGTATCAGTATAgtatgtcagtatgtcagtacatCAGTATCAGTATAGCAGTACATCAGTATATGAGTACATCACTATATATGTATATCAGTACATCAGTAGATCAGTATCAGTATATCAGTGTCCGTACGTCAGTATATCAGTACATCAGTATGTCAGTGAATCTTGAATCTGTATTTATTAGTAGTTTTATAAATAATACATGTATTCattatataattataataatttatttTCTGTTTCAGGAGTGTGCAGTAAATCTGTGAACTAATGACACCAATTCCACTAAGAACTTGATGGAACAGAGAGCACC
The window above is part of the Salmo salar chromosome ssa15, Ssal_v3.1, whole genome shotgun sequence genome. Proteins encoded here:
- the LOC106570878 gene encoding C-X-C motif chemokine 11-1-like is translated as MTNMITSTVLISFLACLLLVNVEGQVGHSKARCLCLNGMVNHVKPVLIEKLEVYTSSHSCRNMEIIVTLKNGEGKRCLNPEAPFAKKTIEKIMKKQKECAVNL